In Treponema primitia ZAS-2, a genomic segment contains:
- a CDS encoding ArsR/SmtB family transcription factor yields MSNYIAEIDRCDCNTIHEEVVAKVRTLMPEEESLLDLADLFKVFGDSTRVKIVCALLHSEMCVCDIAVLLGMTKSSISHQLRALRQTKLVKYRREGKVVFYSLEDEHVSNIIATGLLHVSERN; encoded by the coding sequence ATGAGCAACTACATCGCCGAAATTGACCGCTGCGACTGCAATACCATCCACGAAGAGGTTGTAGCCAAGGTCAGGACCCTGATGCCCGAGGAGGAATCCCTGTTGGACCTGGCGGATCTCTTCAAGGTCTTCGGGGATTCCACCCGGGTAAAGATCGTCTGCGCCCTGCTCCACTCGGAAATGTGCGTCTGCGATATTGCGGTCCTCCTGGGGATGACAAAATCCTCGATTTCCCACCAACTCCGGGCGCTCAGGCAGACCAAGCTGGTCAAATACCGCCGGGAAGGAAAGGTAGTGTTCTATTCCCTGGAAGATGAACATGTGAGCAACATTATCGCCACTGGTTTACTCCATGTGAGCGAAAGGAATTAG